The Pleurodeles waltl isolate 20211129_DDA chromosome 6, aPleWal1.hap1.20221129, whole genome shotgun sequence genome has a segment encoding these proteins:
- the NGF gene encoding beta-nerve growth factor, giving the protein MSMLHYTLIIAFLIGIQAARKTEDHAPTGSAAALNSTHITHRTKVLKGTKGIQEPLHSKGKLHHHGSPHSQNITVDPKLFKKRRFRSPRVLFSTQPPPLSEDVQNMEYLDDNESLNRTIRAKRTVHPVLHRGEYSVCDSVSMWVGEKTTATDIKGKEVTVLGEVNINNSVFKQYFFETKCRDPKPVSSGCRGIDAKHWNSYCTTTHTFVKALTMEGKQAAWRFIRIDTACVCVLSRKTGRS; this is encoded by the coding sequence ATGTCCATGCTTCACTACACTCTAATCATAGCTTTTCTGATCGGCATACAGGCTGCACGAAAGACAGAAGACCATGCTCCAACAGGGTCTGCAGCAGCACTCAACAGTACTCACATTACTCACCGGACTAAAGTGCTAAAGGGCACCAAAGGTATTCAGGAACCATTACACAGCAAAGGAAAACTTCACCACCATGGAAGTCCACACTCTCAAAACATTACTGTGGACCCCAAACTCTTCAAAAAGCGTCGATTTCGCTCTCCACGGGTGCTGTTTAGCACTCAGCCTCCTCCATTGTCCGAGGATGTGCAGAACATGGAGTACTTGGATGACAATGAGTCTCTCAACAGAACTATTAGAGCCAAGCGGACAGTGCATCCTGTTCTCCACCGTGGGGAgtactcagtgtgtgacagtgtcaGCATGTGGGTTGGAGAAAAAACCACAGCCACTGACATCAAGGGGAAAGAGGTGACGGTGCTGGGAGAGGTGAACATCAACAACAGTGTTTTCAAACAGTACTTTTTCGAGACCAAATGTAGGGATCCTAAGCCCGTCTCCAGTGGATGCCGGGGGATTGATGCTAAGCATTGGAACTCCTACTGCACCACGACACACACCTTTGTGAAGGCTTTGACCATGGAAGGGAAGCAAGCAGCATGGAGGTTCATTAGGATTGacacagcatgtgtgtgtgtgctcagcAGAAAAACAGGCCGATCCTAG